In Pseudomonas sp. MYb327, one DNA window encodes the following:
- a CDS encoding efflux transporter outer membrane subunit, with protein MNSKTLRSSLSLLLLALGLAGCASYSGLNTEGVSLDAKNLKAGQSLSGVTLSPAAWPKSDWWKSLGDPQLDGLIREALRDSPDMQIADARAHQASAAAYAADAARMPTLDASAGVSRSRLARDQDPLGQGDNYATVRNISASFNYNFDLWGGQRDAWEAALGQARAAEVDQQAAQLTLSADVARAYSDLGQAHIVYDLSAEDLKRTKQMLDLSQRRLSSGIDSQYQFQQTESLAATSEANLIDAEKRLQSAKIALAVLLGKGPDRGNEIARPKILQASAVALPSVLPAELLGRRPDLVAARWRVEAASKNIDAGKTQFYPNLNLSAAAGAESLLGDAMFGSASRFFNVAPTISVPIFDGGRLRADLDSRDADYDLAVAQYNKSLVRALGDVSDSINQLRDIGRQIAAQQHATDIAQDSYNTVVQRYGSGIGNYLDVLSIEQQLLQAQRQLANLNAEQIDLSIQLMQALGGGYQPEAIASANATPATLTH; from the coding sequence ATGAACAGTAAAACCTTGCGCAGCAGCCTGAGCCTGCTGCTGTTGGCCTTGGGTCTGGCCGGTTGCGCCAGTTACAGCGGCCTGAATACCGAAGGCGTCAGCCTCGATGCGAAAAACCTCAAGGCCGGGCAATCCCTCAGCGGCGTGACACTGTCGCCCGCAGCCTGGCCGAAAAGCGACTGGTGGAAAAGCCTCGGCGACCCTCAACTCGACGGTCTGATCCGCGAAGCACTGCGCGACAGCCCGGACATGCAAATCGCCGATGCCCGCGCCCATCAGGCCAGCGCCGCCGCGTATGCTGCCGACGCGGCACGGATGCCGACCCTGGATGCCAGCGCCGGTGTCAGCCGTTCGCGTCTGGCGCGCGATCAAGACCCGTTGGGGCAGGGCGACAACTACGCCACCGTGCGCAACATCAGCGCCAGCTTCAATTACAACTTCGACCTCTGGGGCGGCCAGCGTGACGCCTGGGAAGCTGCATTGGGCCAGGCTCGCGCCGCCGAAGTCGATCAGCAGGCTGCGCAGTTGACCTTGTCTGCCGACGTCGCCCGCGCCTACAGCGATTTGGGGCAGGCGCACATCGTTTACGACTTGTCCGCTGAAGACCTCAAGCGCACCAAGCAAATGCTCGACCTGAGCCAGCGTCGCCTGAGTTCCGGGATCGACAGCCAGTATCAGTTCCAGCAGACCGAAAGCCTGGCAGCCACTTCCGAAGCCAACCTGATCGACGCCGAAAAACGCCTGCAAAGCGCGAAAATCGCCTTGGCGGTGCTACTGGGCAAAGGCCCGGATCGCGGCAATGAAATCGCTCGGCCGAAAATCCTCCAGGCCAGCGCCGTGGCGTTGCCGTCGGTGCTTCCAGCCGAGTTACTCGGTCGTCGTCCAGACCTGGTGGCCGCGCGCTGGCGGGTCGAGGCGGCGAGCAAAAATATCGACGCCGGCAAGACCCAGTTCTATCCAAACTTGAATCTCAGCGCCGCGGCCGGTGCCGAATCTTTGTTGGGCGATGCGATGTTCGGTTCGGCCAGTCGTTTCTTCAATGTCGCGCCGACGATTTCGGTGCCGATTTTCGACGGTGGTCGCCTGCGCGCCGACCTCGATTCCCGCGACGCCGACTACGACCTCGCGGTGGCGCAGTACAACAAAAGCCTGGTGCGAGCGTTGGGGGATGTCAGTGACAGCATCAACCAGCTGCGCGATATCGGCCGGCAGATTGCCGCCCAGCAGCATGCGACTGATATCGCCCAGGATTCTTACAACACCGTGGTACAGCGGTACGGTTCCGGCATCGGTAACTATCTGGACGTGCTCAGCATCGAGCAACAATTGCTCCAGGCCCAGCGTCAGCTGGCCAACCTGAATGCCGAGCAGATCGACCTGTCGATCCAACTGATGCAAGCGCTGGGCGGCGGTTATCAGCCTGAGGCCATTGCCTCGGCCAACGCCACGCCCGCCACGCTGACTCACTAA
- a CDS encoding MarR family transcriptional regulator, whose amino-acid sequence MKHFTPDNFHNCHLGLLLGRAALLKDRIIDTHMEPHGITAAQFKVLIIMAQFGVDTPGELCRHLSLDSGSMTRMLDRLEQKGFLARQRSEADRRQVRLVLTEEGQILADRLPHIGADAMNQLVEVVTPQELETLEKILKKILVAAGDSITLLRVGGHDEQ is encoded by the coding sequence ATGAAACATTTCACCCCAGACAACTTCCACAATTGCCATCTCGGTCTATTGCTCGGGCGCGCGGCGCTGCTTAAGGACCGCATCATCGACACGCACATGGAACCCCATGGCATCACCGCCGCGCAGTTCAAAGTGCTGATCATCATGGCTCAGTTCGGCGTCGATACGCCGGGTGAACTGTGCCGGCACTTGTCCCTCGACAGCGGTTCGATGACCCGCATGCTCGATCGTCTGGAACAGAAAGGTTTCCTCGCCCGCCAACGCTCTGAAGCGGATCGCCGTCAGGTGCGACTGGTGCTGACCGAAGAGGGCCAGATTCTGGCCGATCGCCTTCCGCACATCGGTGCCGACGCGATGAACCAACTGGTCGAGGTCGTCACGCCGCAAGAGCTGGAGACCCTGGAAAAGATCCTCAAGAAAATTTTGGTCGCAGCCGGTGACTCGATCACTTTGCTGCGAGTAGGTGGTCATGATGAACAGTAA
- a CDS encoding HlyD family efflux transporter periplasmic adaptor subunit, protein MATADTTQPTDNASANPNAGKRKIMILVLAVVVALGGAGVWAYHEFYGRWSESTDDAYVNGNVVEITPLVTGTVVSIGADDGDLVHEGQVLVNFDPNDAEIGLQSAQANLARTVRQVRGLYSNVDGQKAQVNAQQAEVQKAQDNFNRRKNLAAGGAISQEELSHARDDLTSALNALADAKQRLKTTSALVDDTVVSSHPDVMAAAAQLRQAYLNNARSTLIAPVTGYVAKRTVQLGQRVQPGEALMAVIPLDQLWIDANFKETQLRDMRIGQPVEIETDLYGSDVTYSGTVDSLGAGTGSAFALLPAQNATGNWIKIVQRVPVRIHVNAEELARHPLRVGLSTVVDVNLRDQSGPVLAQQPAQKASFSTSIYDRQLAEADAMITQLIHDNSAAASKTAQR, encoded by the coding sequence ATGGCTACTGCCGATACAACTCAACCCACTGACAATGCCTCCGCCAACCCAAATGCCGGCAAGCGCAAAATCATGATATTGGTGCTCGCCGTGGTGGTTGCGCTAGGTGGCGCCGGCGTCTGGGCTTACCACGAGTTCTATGGTCGCTGGAGCGAAAGCACCGACGACGCCTATGTGAACGGCAACGTGGTGGAAATCACGCCGCTGGTCACCGGCACCGTGGTCAGCATTGGCGCCGACGATGGCGATCTGGTCCACGAAGGCCAGGTGCTGGTGAACTTCGACCCGAACGATGCCGAAATCGGGTTGCAAAGCGCCCAGGCCAATCTGGCCCGCACCGTGCGTCAGGTGCGTGGCCTGTACAGCAACGTCGATGGCCAGAAAGCCCAGGTCAACGCCCAGCAAGCTGAAGTGCAGAAAGCGCAAGACAACTTCAATCGCCGCAAGAACCTCGCCGCTGGCGGGGCGATTTCCCAGGAAGAACTGTCCCACGCTCGCGATGACCTGACCTCGGCGCTAAACGCCTTGGCCGACGCCAAACAGCGACTGAAAACCACCAGCGCCTTGGTGGATGACACCGTGGTGTCATCGCATCCGGACGTGATGGCCGCCGCCGCGCAACTGCGTCAGGCGTATCTGAACAATGCCCGCAGCACCTTGATCGCGCCGGTCACCGGTTACGTGGCCAAGCGCACCGTGCAACTCGGCCAACGGGTGCAGCCGGGCGAGGCGCTGATGGCGGTGATTCCGCTGGATCAGCTGTGGATCGACGCCAACTTCAAGGAAACCCAGCTGCGCGACATGCGCATCGGCCAACCGGTGGAGATCGAAACCGACCTCTACGGCAGTGACGTGACCTACAGCGGCACCGTCGACAGCCTTGGCGCCGGGACCGGCAGCGCGTTCGCCCTGTTGCCGGCGCAGAACGCCACGGGTAACTGGATCAAGATCGTGCAGCGGGTGCCGGTGCGGATTCACGTCAATGCCGAAGAACTGGCCAGGCACCCGTTACGGGTCGGCCTGTCGACGGTGGTCGATGTCAACCTGCGCGACCAGAGTGGCCCGGTGCTGGCGCAACAGCCAGCGCAAAAGGCCTCGTTCAGCACCAGCATCTATGACCGCCAATTGGCCGAGGCCGACGCGATGATCACCCAACTGATCCACGACAACAGCGCTGCGGCCAGCAAGACCGCGCAGCGCTGA
- a CDS encoding DHA2 family efflux MFS transporter permease subunit yields the protein MSNNASFTPPSLLLSTIGLSLATFMQVLDTTIANVALPTISGNLGVSSEQGTWVITSFAVSNAIALPLTGWLSRRFGEVKLFVWATLLFVLASFLCGISTSMPELVGFRVLQGVVAGPLYPMTQTLLIAVYPPAKRGLALALLAMVTVVAPIAGPILGGWITDSYSWPWIFFINVPIGLFAAWVVTQQMKKRPVVTSRQPMDYVGLIALIIGVGALQIVLDKGNDADWFESSFIIVGSVISVVALAFFVIWEMTDEHPVVNLRLFAHRNFRYGTIVLILGYAGFFGINLILPQWLQTRLGYTATWAGFAVAPLGILPVLLAPFVGKYAPKFDMRLLAGGAFLAIGLSCFMRAGFTNEVDFQHIAMVQLFMGIGVALFFMPTLTILLSDLPPSQIADGSGLATFLRTLGGSFAASLTTWIWIRRADQHHAYLTESITQFDPATREALSQLGGAGAKAYTQLDQMVISQAYIMSTVDYFTLLGWMFMGLILIVWLAKPPFTAKAGPAASAGH from the coding sequence ATGAGCAATAACGCGTCTTTCACGCCACCCAGCCTGCTGCTCAGCACCATCGGCCTGTCGCTGGCGACCTTCATGCAGGTGCTCGACACCACCATCGCCAACGTGGCGCTGCCGACGATATCCGGCAACCTCGGGGTGAGTTCGGAACAGGGCACCTGGGTGATCACCTCGTTTGCAGTCAGCAACGCGATTGCACTGCCGCTGACCGGCTGGCTCAGTCGCCGCTTCGGCGAGGTGAAGCTGTTTGTCTGGGCGACGCTGTTGTTTGTGCTGGCTTCGTTCCTGTGCGGGATTTCCACGTCCATGCCGGAGCTGGTGGGCTTCCGCGTCTTGCAAGGCGTGGTGGCGGGGCCGTTGTACCCGATGACCCAGACCCTGCTGATCGCGGTTTACCCCCCGGCAAAACGGGGGCTGGCACTGGCGCTGCTGGCGATGGTCACGGTGGTGGCGCCGATTGCCGGGCCGATCCTCGGCGGCTGGATCACTGACAGTTACAGCTGGCCGTGGATCTTCTTCATCAACGTGCCGATCGGTTTGTTCGCCGCGTGGGTGGTCACGCAACAAATGAAGAAACGCCCGGTGGTCACCAGCCGCCAGCCCATGGATTACGTCGGTCTCATCGCGTTGATCATCGGTGTCGGTGCGCTACAGATCGTCCTCGATAAAGGCAACGATGCCGACTGGTTCGAGTCCAGTTTCATTATTGTCGGTTCGGTGATCTCCGTGGTCGCCCTGGCGTTCTTCGTGATTTGGGAAATGACCGACGAACATCCGGTGGTCAATCTGCGGCTGTTCGCCCACCGCAACTTCCGCTACGGCACCATCGTGTTGATTCTGGGTTATGCCGGGTTCTTCGGGATCAACCTGATCCTGCCGCAATGGCTGCAAACGCGACTGGGCTACACCGCGACCTGGGCCGGTTTTGCCGTGGCACCGCTGGGGATACTGCCGGTGCTGCTGGCGCCGTTTGTTGGCAAGTACGCACCAAAATTCGACATGCGGCTGCTGGCGGGCGGGGCGTTCCTGGCGATCGGCCTCAGCTGTTTCATGCGCGCCGGGTTTACCAATGAAGTGGACTTCCAGCACATCGCCATGGTGCAGCTGTTCATGGGTATTGGCGTGGCGCTGTTCTTCATGCCGACCCTGACCATTCTGCTGTCGGACCTGCCACCGAGCCAGATTGCCGACGGCTCGGGCCTGGCCACGTTCCTGCGGACGTTGGGCGGTAGTTTCGCGGCCTCGTTGACCACCTGGATCTGGATCCGCCGCGCCGACCAACACCATGCTTACTTGACCGAAAGCATCACCCAGTTCGATCCGGCAACCCGCGAGGCGTTGAGCCAGTTGGGCGGGGCAGGGGCCAAGGCCTATACGCAGCTGGATCAAATGGTGATCAGCCAGGCGTACATCATGTCCACCGTGGATTACTTCACGCTGCTGGGCTGGATGTTCATGGGGTTGATATTGATTGTGTGGCTGGCCAAGCCGCCATTTACCGCGAAGGCCGGGCCGGCGGCTTCCGCGGGGCATTGA